From the Haloarcula sp. H-GB4 genome, one window contains:
- a CDS encoding sugar ABC transporter substrate-binding protein: protein MQPDNNDRSIDDSIDRRRLLQALGAGGAIAIAGCSGDGGSGSDGGDGDSESGGDGGDGGTQSVQFLTMGVGDNIKQFFEENNTAFEDEHDVDVEFTSVTWDNARQTVNNRVDGGEAPDVSRWPARWIPQLVGKEALEPLDDMMDGEFGEQFYDGVADGTMYNGSHYGVPWAASNKCLYYNKDVFETAGLDPEDPSLNSWQDMLDAATQIRDSDASVPALGLAGADAIETGSQYYHYHWSHGADLVDDEGMPVVNSSGAVDALSLYTDLHLEHNVTQSSPLSSTRQDIRQLFENGDLGMVIGHVYTGLNIESAKENGEADFDYGIVQVPRGPEGRYSLFTIDTLAILSQSENKDLARDLIRFYFDEERRFQYSKQKGFLPVVEAVGERSYFSDSENWGPFVEAGQYARARPKLGNFSEFNDRMVQAIQEALADRKSPQKALNDAQSDLEDAME from the coding sequence ATCGCCGGGTGCAGCGGCGACGGTGGGAGCGGTAGTGACGGTGGTGACGGCGACAGTGAGAGCGGCGGTGATGGCGGCGACGGCGGTACGCAGAGCGTGCAGTTCCTCACGATGGGTGTCGGGGACAACATCAAGCAATTCTTCGAGGAGAATAACACAGCCTTCGAGGACGAGCATGACGTCGACGTCGAGTTCACCAGCGTTACGTGGGACAACGCCCGGCAAACTGTGAACAACCGTGTCGACGGTGGGGAAGCACCCGATGTCAGTCGGTGGCCTGCGCGCTGGATCCCCCAGCTCGTGGGTAAAGAGGCACTCGAACCGCTCGATGACATGATGGACGGGGAGTTCGGTGAACAGTTCTACGACGGCGTGGCCGATGGAACGATGTACAACGGCTCCCACTACGGCGTGCCGTGGGCCGCCTCGAACAAGTGCCTGTACTACAACAAAGACGTCTTCGAGACGGCGGGGCTCGACCCCGAAGACCCGTCCCTCAACTCGTGGCAGGATATGTTGGATGCCGCAACGCAGATCCGCGACAGTGATGCGAGCGTCCCAGCACTGGGCCTTGCAGGGGCCGACGCGATCGAGACTGGGTCGCAGTACTACCACTACCACTGGTCACACGGCGCGGACCTTGTCGACGACGAGGGAATGCCTGTGGTAAACTCCAGTGGAGCTGTCGATGCCCTCTCGTTGTACACCGACCTCCACCTCGAACACAACGTCACACAGTCCTCACCGCTCTCCTCGACGCGGCAGGACATCCGACAGCTGTTCGAGAACGGGGACCTCGGGATGGTCATCGGGCACGTGTACACGGGACTCAACATCGAATCCGCGAAAGAAAACGGGGAAGCCGACTTCGACTACGGTATCGTGCAGGTACCGCGTGGCCCAGAAGGCCGGTACAGCCTGTTCACCATCGACACGCTCGCCATCCTGAGCCAGAGCGAGAACAAGGACCTCGCCCGGGATCTGATTCGGTTCTACTTCGATGAGGAGCGGCGGTTCCAGTACTCGAAGCAGAAAGGGTTCCTCCCAGTCGTCGAAGCCGTCGGTGAGCGCTCGTACTTCTCAGATTCGGAGAACTGGGGACCCTTCGTCGAGGCGGGGCAGTACGCCCGCGCCCGACCGAAGCTCGGTAACTTCAGCGAGTTCAACGACCGGATGGTCCAGGCGATTCAGGAAGCGCTGGCGGACCGAAAGTCGCCGCAGAAAGCGCTCAACGATGCCCAGAGTGATCTCGAAGATGCCATGGAGTGA